GTGTTTCATTAAATCTTGTAATAAAATGGTCGTCATTAAATGATCTTGACCATGCATTAAAGTGACACTATAAGCTAAGTCATCTCCAGCTGCTTCTTTTTGTAGTAGACTTGTCTGAGCATTGTGAGCATCATTCAAGCAGTCACTACCTGCAGCGATTAATTCTTCTGCTTTAGCATAATCTCCTTCTTGCGCTGCTTTAAGCGCTTCCAAAAATTTTGAACGGGCATCACCAGCATAGGCTACGATTTCAAAACCTAAAAGAGTAGTTTCTTCTCTATTCATTGTAGTTTCCTCCGAAAATAATGTTACATTTTTTCAGTCCAAGGACTTGCAGTTTTATCTAGTACTTTGTTTAATTCGTCAATATTTTTAAAACCTTCTGTACGCAACCATTCACGAGCTGCTTGTGGTCCTTCTTCGATATAGACTTTTACAGATCCTGCCCAGGTAGCACGTCCACATAAGACACCGTTGAATTTAGCACCTGATTCTGCTGCAAACACCAAAGTATCTTGGAACAATTTGGCAGAAACACCAGCACTCAAATAAATGTATGGTAAATCAGTAGAAGCTTCTTGGTCACGGAAAGCTTGAGCTGCTTCTTCTTTTGTAAAGAGAACCTCACCATCTGCAAAGCCTTCTACAAATTTCATATTTACTGGAACTTCAACTTTCAACACGTCAACTCCAAAGCGCTCTTTTGAGAAAACTTTCATTGCTTCGTTAACTTTATGAGCTTTAACTTTTGCAAACTCAGGGCTTGCATTGTCAGCAATTTTCTCATCATAAGTTAGAATTTCTAAGTAGAATGGAATATCTTCTGCACGGCATTCAGAACCAATACGTTCAATGTAAGCTTTTTTCTGCTCGTTAACATCTTGATCTCCATCAATATCATAGTAAAGAAGGAATTTAACTGCTTCTGCTCCAGCTTCTTTAATACGTTTTGCAGACCAAACATCTAAACAATCAGGTAAGCGACTAGTTGTTGTTGCATCGTATCCTGTTTTCTCATATGCCAACAACAAGCCTGCTTCTTCTGAACGAACACGACTTGCTGGCAAGCCATATTCAGGATCAAGTAGAATTGAGGATGCAAATGGTGTTAGTTCTTCAGAAACTAAACTTTTAAGCTCTTCAATTTGTTCTACTGTTGGCTCTTTTGTTTGATGTTGAGCCATCATACGTTTGAGAGCTCCACGTTGGTCAAAAGCTAAGGCAGAAATAACACCATCTACACTTAGTTTTTCCATGCTTTTGCGTTTGTTTTCAGTTAAAGTAATTGTCATTTTTTATACCTCTTTGACTTTAATA
The genomic region above belongs to Streptococcus pyogenes and contains:
- a CDS encoding PTS lactose/cellobiose transporter subunit IIA, with protein sequence MNREETTLLGFEIVAYAGDARSKFLEALKAAQEGDYAKAEELIAAGSDCLNDAHNAQTSLLQKEAAGDDLAYSVTLMHGQDHLMTTILLQDLMKHMIELYKRGAK
- the lacD gene encoding tagatose-bisphosphate aldolase, whose protein sequence is MTITLTENKRKSMEKLSVDGVISALAFDQRGALKRMMAQHQTKEPTVEQIEELKSLVSEELTPFASSILLDPEYGLPASRVRSEEAGLLLAYEKTGYDATTTSRLPDCLDVWSAKRIKEAGAEAVKFLLYYDIDGDQDVNEQKKAYIERIGSECRAEDIPFYLEILTYDEKIADNASPEFAKVKAHKVNEAMKVFSKERFGVDVLKVEVPVNMKFVEGFADGEVLFTKEEAAQAFRDQEASTDLPYIYLSAGVSAKLFQDTLVFAAESGAKFNGVLCGRATWAGSVKVYIEEGPQAAREWLRTEGFKNIDELNKVLDKTASPWTEKM